The genomic segment GGCCGCGTCGCGCAGCCCGCGCCGGAGGTCTTCCGCCGTGATCTCCTCTTCACCCACGTACTTCTCGAGCACCGTTTCGTCGTGGTGACTGACGACATCGACGAGCTCGTGACGCCAGTGCTCCGCGTTCGCGACCAAGTCGCCCGGGATGTCCTCGATCTCGTAGGTCTCGCCCATGCCGTCGGCCCAGACGATCGCCTTCATCTCGAGCAGGTCGATGACGCCACGGAAGCTGCCCTCAGCGCCGATCGGCAGCTGCGTCAGCGCGACGGTGGCTTCGAGCCGATCCTTGATCATGTCGACACACCGGAAGAAGTCGGCGCCGACGCGGTCCATCTTGTTGATGAAGCACATCCGCGGCACCTTGTACTTGTTGGCCTGCCGCCACACGGTCTCGGTCTGCGGCTCCACGCCGGCCACCGCGTCGAACACCGCCACCGCGCCGTCCAGCACGCGCAAGGACCGCTCGACCTCAACGGTGAAGTCGACGTGACCGGGCGTGTCGATGATGTTGATCCACGTGTCGCGCCACTTGCAGGTGGTGGCCGCGCTCGTGATCGTGATGCCACGCTCTTGCTCCTGGACCATCCAGTCCATGACGGCCGCGCCCTCGTGCACCTCACCGATCTTGTAGGTCTTGCCCGTGTAATAGAGGATCCGCTCGGTCGTCGTGGTCTTCCCCGCGTCGATGTGCGCCATGATCCCGATGTTCCGCACCCGCGCCAAAGGAGTGTCCCGAATCAGCGGACCACCCTTCCCTTTGACATCCTTCTCGGTGACTGCCATCTCTCTTCTTCTCTTCTTCTCTTCTTGTCTTCTTCTCTTCTTCTTGATTGCGAGCGTGCGGGCGGGGCTCAGTGCGGAGGCCCGGAGAGTGACGGTCACTGCGGAGCAGTCGAGCCGAGCCTGCCGAGACCCGGGTCGGAGACCCGAGTGCCGCCGAAGGCGGCGGGAGCAGGGGCTCGGCAGCCGTGAGGCGCTGCGGAGCAGGGATCGGCACTCGCAGGGCCGGACCCGGAGGAACCGAAAAAGTCTACGAGGTCCCTGAACGCGCGACGGGAATCAAAAGCATCACCACCGGTAGTGGGCGAATGCCTTGTTGGACTCCGCCATCTTCTGGAGATCGTCCTTGCGCTTCATCGCCGCGCCCAGTCCGTTCGAGGCGTCGAGCAGCTCGGCGGACAGGCGCTCGGCCATCGTCTTCTCGCGACGTTGGCGCGAGTAGCCGACGATCCAGCGCACCGCGAGGGTGGTCGCCCGACGGGGCCGCACCTCGACCGGCACCTGATACGTGGCACCGCCGACACGCCGGGAACGAACCTCGAGCGCAGGGCGAACGTTCTCGACCGCGCGCTTGAGCGTCGGGATCGGGTCGCCGCCGGTCTTCTTCTCGATGTCGGACAGCGCGTCGTACACGACTTTCTCCGCGAGCGATCGCTTGCCTCGCTGGAGGACCTTGTTGACGAGCTGCGTGACCACGACCGACCGGTAGATCGGGTCGGGTAGGAGGTCACGCCGAGGAGCAGGACCTTTGCGCGGCATGTCAGGTACTCCCGCTCTCGGCGCTCAGCACCATTGGTTCGCTCGCTGCGCCTCGGGATACCCGAGTCGCGGCCGCTCGCTCACTGCCGCCGGGCCTCGCCGGGATACCCGGCTCGCGGTCGCGCATCTCAGGCGTCCCGCTTGGTGCCGTAGCGGCTGCGCGCCTGGCGACGGTCGGCGACGCCGGCGGCGTCGAGCGCGCCACGGATGATCTTGTAACGAACACCGGGGAGGTCCTTCACACGGCCGCCACGCACGAGCACGATCGAGTGCTCCTGGAGGTTGTGGCCGACGCCGGGGATGTACGCGGTGACCTCGATGCCCGAGGTGAGGCGAACACGGGCGACCTTGCGCAGCGCGGAGTTGGGCTTCTTGGGCGTGTGCGTGAAGACGCGCGTGCAGACGCCGCGGCGCTGGGGGGAGCCCTTGAGCGCGGGCGTCTTGGACTTGTCACGCTTGGTCTCGCGGCCCTTGCGGACCAGCTGCTGGATCGTCGGCACGCTTCTGCTTCCTCGTTGGGCAAACCGGGCGAGGTTAGTGCTACTCCTCGGTCCCGGTCCCCTCGTA from the Acidimicrobiia bacterium genome contains:
- the rpsG gene encoding 30S ribosomal protein S7 gives rise to the protein MPRKGPAPRRDLLPDPIYRSVVVTQLVNKVLQRGKRSLAEKVVYDALSDIEKKTGGDPIPTLKRAVENVRPALEVRSRRVGGATYQVPVEVRPRRATTLAVRWIVGYSRQRREKTMAERLSAELLDASNGLGAAMKRKDDLQKMAESNKAFAHYRW
- the rpsL gene encoding 30S ribosomal protein S12 — translated: MPTIQQLVRKGRETKRDKSKTPALKGSPQRRGVCTRVFTHTPKKPNSALRKVARVRLTSGIEVTAYIPGVGHNLQEHSIVLVRGGRVKDLPGVRYKIIRGALDAAGVADRRQARSRYGTKRDA